Within Bos indicus x Bos taurus breed Angus x Brahman F1 hybrid chromosome 2, Bos_hybrid_MaternalHap_v2.0, whole genome shotgun sequence, the genomic segment AATGAAAACATTGGAGACATATTCAACCAAATATCCAGTCTGTGACAGCTGAGTGTTGCTTCAGGAAGACAccctttcatttattcaacatttaagGAGCAGCTTCAGTATGATAGGCACTGACCTAGGCACAGTGAGCTGAGCTGATGTGGCCAAGTAGGGTTAGATCTCACCTATGCTTCAATTTTCTTCTAATAAtgagaggttgctgctgctgctgctaagtcgcttcagtcgtgtccgactctgtgtgaccccatagatggcagcccaccaggctcccccgtccctgggattctccaggcaagaacacaggagtggcttgccatttccttctccaatgcatgaaagtgaaaagtgaaggtgaagtcgcgcagtcgtgtccgactcttcacgaccccatggatggcagcctaccaggctcctccatccatgggattttccaggcaagagtactggagtggggtgccattgccttctctgaatgagaGGTTAGATTTGTCCAAATACACCACTGTGATGTTAATAATAGACCGAAACAGACTTTGAGCAAAATAAGGAAGCTTCAGTACAGACTAAAAGCTCTTAGTCACTTTGACACAGCTGCTCTTTACACTGGTATTTTCTTGGTTTAAGTGACGACATACTGAGATGACTGGGACAAATCAACAGATTTGATACTTAAAAACCTTTATTTTCACAGAAACTATTTGGCAAGTCCTGACTTTGTATTTATAGGTAGTAAGTACAGAAATACAACTTCCTCTTCTGCCTATAATTAGTTTTGAGTATTGGTCTATCCTTATGCTCCCCAATTGGACTCTATTCTCTTGTAAGAGATAAAcctctttaagaaagaaaaaagggcttATATGCCAGATCCCTGCTGGTTCTGTACTTCCTGGTTTCCTGACTCTGACCTTCACATGACCTCAGGTTTATAAGAGCTATAATTCATGTAGCCCAGCAGTCTTAGAGCCAGGTAGACTATGTTATAGTATAGAAAGGACAAGGAATTAACTGAGCGAGGTATTTTATGTCTTTGATTTATTGATTACATATTATACTGACAGGCATAAGGAATGCTGCTATGTGTTACTGTTATCAAGGCTGAGAAAGTCCTGCCCAGTGATTGTTCATTCCCTGAACAGCCAGAGTCCCCCTTAAACATTTAATGGCATtcttgtaatattttcttttcctttagtcTTCCTCTTCCAAATGTACTTTTCCCCCACTCTCCCATTTTAGCCTTCGTCTACCCCTTCCAGACTGATCTGTACAAAGGACCACTTGTTTCTTCTTAGGCTGCCTTTCCTTCCTGATAAATGTCCACAGGCAAATCTGAGTGGTGGGATACCTAAATCTGGGGGCTTGCTGTGGACCTGAAGTGGCAAAGAAGGGGTGgagtgaaaagcagagagaagggagaaggaggcTTTTGCCTCGTCAGGTGCCTTCTCCTTTGTTGACGTTCGACTCCCATCCGCAGCCTGGCTGCGGGCTAGGCCAGGCCTCATGTGCAGTCATGACCATTACAGCAGCCCCTTCATCCCTCCCTGGGCCACTGTTCTCATGCACGGAGCAGCCAAGGAAGGAAGCAGTTAAGAAGTCAAGAACTGTTAAGAAATGTTCTAAGTTTAGCCCTCCAAGGATATCTTTTAGAGCTGGTCAGCTTCCCTTGGCGAgggagggaggacagaggagggttcaggatggggaacacatgtatacctgtggcggattcattttgatgtatggcaaaaccaatacaatattgtaaagttaaaaaataaaataaaattaaattaaattaaaaaaaaaaaagaaaagaaatagatatcCAGCAGAAAAGATAGTGTTAGTGACCCAGGCTTATAGAATGatggtggtatttttttttaatcgaaatatagttgatttaaaatattgtgttagttttggatgtacagcaaagtgatccagttatacatatatatatttttgagatttctttCTATTACATGTTACTATAAGCTACTGAATGTAGTTCTCTGTGGTGTACGATAAATTcttgttgttcatctattttatgtataatagtgtgTATGTCTTAATcctatactcctaatttatccttcccctgccccatttcccctttgataagcatgtttgttttctgtctgtgaatctgtttctgttttataaataagcttattggtatcattttttttaggttccacatataagtgatatcatataatatttgtctttctctttctgacttgctttttGCTTAGTGTGaaaatctctaggcccatccatgttgctgcaaatgccattatttcattctttttcatagctgagtaatatttcattgtatatatgtaccacatctgtgTCCATTCAAAATGATCATGGCATTTTTGAACATTTACTAAGCTGTATCCACCATTCCACCCATTTTCATCTACTAATGCTTATAATCCTCATGAAAATCCAAGGGTTTAGGTTCTGTTGTCCTCATGTTATAAATGAGAGAAGCCTAGAGTTTAAAGTCTTGCTGAATCAGCTAGTAAATGGACACAAACCCAAGCAATCTGCTTttccaataatttaaaataaaaaaacgtAAATgtcattgtttctattttctgtcaTCTCTATTGAAACAGTGTTATTGTTTCAATTCGTTGGTGCTACTAGACTATTTCTTGAGAAATTGGTGTTCCCTATATTCCCctattatacagaaaaaaaaaatctttcaaatgaaTGAGAGGGATTGTTGGtgctagaaagaaatgaaaaaaaatgaattgacAAATCTGAGCCCCTGAAAGTACATTGCTGTCTTCTCTGGGGTTTCCTAATAATTagcactttttttcttctttctcagcaAACCTTAAAGAAGAAATGGGTGGAGTTCAGATCTCTGCAGTTACAGGAACAGCGCCTGCTTCATGGTAAATGTGATTTCCGGTTCAGAAACCACACTTACATTTCATTCTTTCAGTACTTCTGTGTCTAAATTGTTTTAAGATTGTCAtcattacaaggaaaaaattGTCTAGCATGGGTCAAAAATAGTCTGTATTCCTTTGGCTTGGCTTTTGGAGTGACCAGTGTATTTGGAGGAGGGGTAAGTCAGATGACGCCCCCTCTTCCACACACATAACACATGCACACGAAAACATggacacacatgcatgcacacactcgcAAGAAGCACCTGGGGATTTTAGAAGAGCAATATGAATGGTGGCCTCATTTTCTTATTACTTTGGCAGATGAATTAAATTCCTGAGAATACCTTTGGCTCAGGGGCTGCATAGTTCTGAGAAACTCTTGTAACTGGAAAGGTAGCATGCTTCTTGGGTGGAGCTTGTATTATTTGCTCAAATTGTGTAAGTTAGAATAATGCAGAGGTATTCTCCTTCATGGCCCTCAAACCCAGGAAATGTGAAGGATCTTTAAAACAGTAAATGCATGCTTCTTGCCATTGTATGCATTCTGAGAAGAAGGGTTGAGTTTAAAATTCGTTGACTTGGCACTTGCTGTGTGACTGGTATAACCTGAGGAATGAACTTACGTGTGCAAATAATGCACTGAAACTACTAGCTATGTGGGTGTGAAATACAGCTTATATCTTTGTTAGATAAGTCTGACCTAAAGTCTCTATTTATAACCTTACACTATCTGTTTGTTTTAGTGATCATCTGTTTatagaaaaaagatatatttaattcTTAGTTCGGCACTAATTTATGACAGAAGTTGGTGTTCAAgttctttcttttcagaaaatgaaacatatatGAGTTACTTCTCTATTTGTGTTTACAAAGtaatattcttaaaaatgtataaCAGGGTTTTTTTGAGGGATCTAAAATTTGCTAACAAGTCAGAGGCACAAATATATGGCTACTTCCTGGATTTCTGTAGACTTCATGGTGTTTGGGATATCTTTGCCTCTACTTGCAGAGGAGCATCCTAAAGGGGAGATGGGGTTTGATCTGATAAGTGTAGGCAGTTTTGTGGTTCTGTGGGCATGGCCTTGTATAGACAAGGTCCTTTGTTCAGGATCAAGGAGATTGGCTCCTCATAAGGCCATTGTCTATATTTTTTGAGAGATTAAAAGAGTTCTTTAGTTTACTTTTTATAGACCTGGAATAAATATCCAGGGCATGAGATTCTACATGCCAAATgctctccaatcaaaagacattcATCAACTTGTTGTCAAATGAAATAAAGTAGGTTTTGTTAACAAAAAAGAACGCATTATAACTGGTCACCATAGGGCTGACCCTACTCAACCTTGCAgatcaaatggaaaaataaacaaacagtctCTTTTAATATTGTCaaccaagggcaaaggagagcaGCAGTAGAGACAATCAGCATGaggttaaaaaaacacatttctgagTGTGTAATGTCCTATTACTTTTCCTGAAGCAAAGTCaccttcaaatgatttttttttctggctagcATTACAAATAATCTCCTTTCTTTTAGCAGCATACCAAACAACTCAGATAGTACAGAAGCAAGTGGGATATGAACAGGCTGTTGGTGTGAGATTAAAATTTGAGTTTGGAGAGCCCAGATGTAGGTTATAAAAGGTTGATGAAGAAATTCAGCTAAGCAGATAACATTCAATTTTTTcaaatgattatttattttaggaCAGGGATGTTTTCTGGTACGCTACCATTTCAAAGAATATAAGTATTAAAGTATTCTAAGAATAAACTGGGAATATCGAGGCGCTAAGATATCCTTTCTGTTCTAAGCATCTTTGAATTCTCTAATAATCAGTCCGTAAGGTGCAGGTTTTATAACTGTGATTTCCATACACTTCAAGTGATGttataataattttacaattattaaaaaatgcaGTAACTAAAAACTGGAGGAACTAAAATAGAGAAAATCCATAAGAGGGCATTTCTCCAAGTATATTCTTTGGAACCCATTTCTATgatgattttaataaaaagtgGCAGGGCCACTTTAATGTGAGAAATGATTCTTTTGGAAATTCAAAAGTTGCACTGGAATACTGTTAGATGAGTTGAACTATTCTAATGTGAAGGTTttgtttcaatttatttaatctaGACCATTTTTTGTGACCATGGAATCCTTTACATGAAACTAATCCATAAACAaggttttcccaggtggcagagtgctaaagaatctgctcaccagtgcaggagatgcaagagatggaggtttggtccctgggtcaggaagattcctggagtagaaatggcaacccagtctagtattcttgtctggaaaactccatagacagaagagcctggcagcctagagtcacagggtcacaaagagtcaaacacaaccaAGTAACTGAGCACCCACAGTCTATGGACAAATAGCTTGAAAAATCATACTCTTAAGCTTATCAAATGATCTCATAGACAGTCACTTATTTGTGCAAGCTTGGTGAAAAGAACTATTTACACTTACTCTTTCTTGTGCCTTTCAAAGAGAAATTTTGATGTATTTACTTGTAAGGAGTGATGCTTAGATCTATTTCACAggaggctttcttttctgcactgTAGGTGATGCGACTAACTGCCCAAGCTTGGAAAATATGGACATAGATGAATTCACACTGCTTGGACCCCTGCCTGGCGCGGCCCTCCGGGACCGGAATCGATTATCCAGTGCCAGCAGCTGTAAGAGCTGGCTGAGCTCCATGACGATAGACAGTGAGGATGGGTACCAGACCGGTGTGTCTGAAGACTCCGGTCGGGACGCCTTCAGCCGCCAGACAAGCACAGATGACGAGTGCTTTGTCCTGAAGGAAGGAGACGATTTTCTGAAGAGGTCTTCTTCGAGGAGGAATCGGAGCATTAGTTCTGCCAGCAGTGGGTCCATGTCTCCCTTGTGTGAGGGTAACTTCTCAGGCATGTATGGGACCCTGCCCAGGAAAAGCAGAAGGGGAAGCGTCCGGAAACAGCTCTTGAAATTCATCCCAGGCCTTCACCACGCTGTGGAAGAGGAAGAGAGTCGCTTTtaatgggttgccctgccctttcCTATTAGcttattttgtaaatatcttcAGATTCCTTTAGATCAGCTCCACCCAGTTTAGTGGGAAAGTGCAGATGGATTGCAAAACTGACAtctcatttcatggctgtagtgaACTTTATTTAAACTTTTGTACTACTATGTCTCTTTTGCAATCTTTTTTTAACCAGAACGGTTCAAGTTCTAAGCAGGCAGtaggaaaattaaataatagtaaattacaaaatataacaaattaaCTCAAGTGCCTGCTCATTTTAATGCTGCCTGTGAAAGCAAgggtaatatttattttctagattAGTCATGTGAAAAGTTGAGAACTTTTTAGAATCAAGTATAAATAAGAATGTGACAGAATGTAATTATTTGGAATACCTTCTGTAGATTAACTGGTGGGTTACAAAACTTATATTTGCTTGAGCTCAGTAGACTATGGGGAGGCTTATTAATAGGCGTTTTGAATGTTTCTGTTCAAATTTATGAAAGATTAGAAGCGAAGATGATCATCAGCCCTTTTTTTAATATCCACAGTGATAATAAAGCAGGAAGTAGATTTAATAAGAGGATTTAAGCTTTATAAAATCCATTGAAAGATGTTTTCTAAGATGGGTACTAAAGAAGACTATAATAAGGTCTTATTTACTGGTGGCCTAAACAAAATGGATGAGGATGTCTTTCTTACCTGATTCAACTTTTGCTCTTCCTAAACATTGATGACAAGTCTGTAACTCTCAAGATCCTACAGCCTTGTGATGTTTTTTGAACAAATATCTAAAGTTTGAAAAATTAGAGTTAGGAAAAAGATTTTCCTCCTGTGGAATTTTTTCACATTACTCCtcactttatattatatattcttagTGGTTATTGCTGCAGCACTCTCTTGTCTATTAGTTATGTTGGTATCACTTTTACTCCTCATCTTTCAATCACATTTTTATTCAATGCCAATTAAAGTTCATGATTTCTCTGTTCTGGCGATACAGCTGCTCATTACCTGTATTCTAGGGTAGATAATCTGGACAATGTAATATACAGTCCCTACTGATTGTGAACgctgtatgtgcatgtgtgtgtgtgtatgtgtgagagataGATGACTTTGAGTGTAACTGATACACTTAAATAAACTGAATAAAGAGTGACtcattttgaggaaaaaagagaTGAGGGCAAGGAAGCTTGTAGGGTAAGAAATAagtgataaaataaaataggaaaatatttctaaTGGGACATACTTTCTATTAATTCTTTGAATTCAGGAGTATCCAGTGGGCTCTGCATAAGAATCATTCATGTGAAGAGTAGAGCTTTCACAGGAACAACGGCAATCTTGTCTGTCATTTACTGAATGCATAATAGGTGAAAGATGTTGTCCATgtgatcccagaaataaacctgtaGAGAGACATTAGGCATATAGATAAGGAAGCAGGTATTCAGAGAAGCCCCCATGGTCACTGGGAGGGCTAATATTGGAAGCCAGTTTTTCCCAGCTCTAGCTTACCTGCTTAGTCTCTCTGGATGTTGTTCACCTCTTTGCTGGTTCTGTGTGGTTACCACCACAGGACTACCATTTGCCCCAACcccaatatttaaaatgtacaattgtaGATATTGCATGAATAAGGATATTGTAAATAGGAGAAAAGACCCTATTTGGTAAATAGAAAGGCAAACATATAAGGTGACTCTTCTCAGGTCTACAAGCAAGTTTTCAGATATAAGCACATAACTTATAATAACTACATGGTTagcaatacatttattttcaacaggggcttgcAAATCAATTGTGATTTGACAGATATTGCTTATTTCTCACCACAGACTAGAATTGTCATGTTAAAGATCTGCTTACATGTGTGTAGCATTATCTGTTTGTCCTCTTTCACCAAGTCCAGGGGCaaaaatactatatttattttaGGAAAGATGATTTTAAAGTATTCTATGTGAACAATGTTTTAAGAGCTACCGCAGTTCATCTGGAAAAGCAGACAACATGTCATTTGCCTTTCTGTGGTTTTAAGTGTTAAATATAGTATGATACCATCTTACAGTAAACATCAAACCCAAAATGGTAGAGGGAAGAAGCACAGCATGCTGCACTGTCGCCTGCGATAAGAAGCATGAGAGCCGAGTTAGACATGTTCTGGAAAAAAAGTTAAGCATTTTTTAACCAAAGTACAGGAAGGAAGGGTATCGCATGTTTTGTGTGTTCACAAGTTGTAAGAAACCTGTTGTTGAGTGGAAATGTGGGTAAATTTCTCATAGCATAGTTTTTCAACCTGAATCTGACCTCAATGAGACTTTAGAAGATgtcatttctctaattttctggtGTGCAATGACCACAGTGACTTACTTTGATATAATTTactgggaaaagaaaagtgaagagtttttttttaaccccaaagTTGTCAAATATGTAATATTGGTGAATTTACTAATTGAAAATTTGTtatgaaaatgcatttttctaataTGGCTTTGATTGATAAATCAAATTTGAATCAAACCTATTAGGAGTCACTCTTGTCATGTGACTATAGGAACACCACCATGTCAAACAGGTTGGAactatattttttgaaatgacttttatttaccatttctactttttaatgctTTTCCATCTTAGTGCATGATACAAACAATACTAAAAATCCTAGTCTGAACTGAAGATCAAACTTGGAAACAGCTTGTGTATACTAATCATAAAGTATAAGTATTGGTGGATGTATACAGTCTAAGCATAGTATATAACACATAACAACTATACTATACTTTGGATCACAAAATTATTGGTGCTTTATATCCAATTCCTTACACAACTATGGGCAATAAAATTTTGACACCTTTCTGAAATAAAGAATGCTACTCTTCAATGACAGAACTTTCTGctatctctctctgtctttacttactttaaatgaaatggaatttaaaaaatctagagtGACCTATTAACACCTATCTCTTTGAGGTTCTTAAAATATATTACCTATTTAATTGAGGCTTTGCACTTGTATtagctttctgttgttgtttgacAAACTGCTGCAAACATAGAGGTTTAAAACATAATATCTCAAAAGTTTGTGGTCAGGAGTACGGGTAATGTTTAGCTGGGTCTCCTTGAAACgaagcaggaccctgtggtcctTGACCCCAAACCCTGCAACATCCTCTGCCtgcttttgtctgtggaaaacttcagtcaaagaataagtttaatcagagaaatgaaaatgtagaaacaaaggaaaacagtcaaagaagATCAAATAATAATAACGTAGTCATTAAACAGAGTTAAGGACCTTTGTTTCCTTCTCAAGgactacagataatattctgaaccaTATCCCAGGTGCTgtcttataaaaaaataaactacatgatgaccaggctATacccatgacataagctgccacaattatAAGAATTGGCCTCAAAAAATGGGAGGAAACAGACCCTGGAACTGAAAATTAACTGTACCTACAACAAccaactgtacctaaaacaatcaatGTCAACAACCAAGTTGACATTGAttagaccactgatgaccaatttgaagatgactgtcaaagatgactg encodes:
- the CYTIP gene encoding cytohesin-interacting protein isoform X2 codes for the protein MLALTRSSSVGDFSWSQRKLVIVEKQDNGTFGFEIQTYRLPNQNTCSADMCTLICKIQEDSPAHCAGLQAGDVLAKINGVSTEGFTHKQVVDLIRSSGNLLTIETLNGTMILKRTELEAKLQVLKQTLKKKWVEFRSLQLQEQRLLHGDATNCPSLENMDIDEFTLLGPLPGAALRDRNRLSSASSCKSWLSSMTIDSEDGYQTGVSEDSGRDAFSRQTSTDDECFVLKEGDDFLKRSSSRRNRSISSASSGSMSPLCEGNFSGMYGTLPRKSRRGSVRKQLLKFIPGLHHAVEEEESRF